A genomic window from Algoriphagus sp. Y33 includes:
- a CDS encoding sugar transferase — MKNQLVFINPNPYLPERILESLKEDFEIETYNDTLSFVQRIRTISHVAVVFVYGDLKSPEFINTLNKIRPYSTRDGFQICVVWEHFDFEDKKNAVKNGISSLYLTGKFLEGGLNTAIKKLIANPPLRHSFTDKQTSIPIDRIYRIPLGKRIFDILVSGLALLLLSPLFLTIALLIRMESKGPIFYRSKRVGRGWDIISFYKFRTMVPDAESKLKNLGHLNQYSKSDGHSKSGLPSYLFEKCEICRQYSQSCENPLYDKTGRQICETIYRASNKGGGSTFFKLSEDPRITKLGKFLRNSSLDELPQLLNVFKGDMSIVGNRPIPVYEAEKLTTDQFSKRFLAPAGITGLWQVTKRGKSSIMSEEERIGLDNHYADNYSLWLDLKILLMTLPALFQKENV, encoded by the coding sequence ATGAAAAACCAGTTAGTTTTCATTAATCCCAATCCCTATTTACCAGAAAGGATATTGGAATCCCTAAAAGAAGACTTCGAGATTGAAACCTATAATGACACACTGTCTTTTGTACAGCGTATCAGAACTATATCACATGTTGCTGTTGTATTTGTCTATGGGGATCTGAAAAGTCCTGAATTCATCAATACCTTAAATAAGATCCGACCTTATTCCACTCGGGACGGCTTCCAGATCTGTGTGGTATGGGAGCATTTTGATTTTGAGGATAAAAAGAATGCGGTCAAAAATGGCATCAGCAGCCTATACCTTACAGGAAAGTTTCTTGAAGGGGGCCTGAATACAGCCATAAAAAAACTGATTGCCAATCCCCCTTTGCGACATTCTTTTACGGATAAGCAGACTTCCATTCCGATAGACCGGATCTATAGAATCCCGTTGGGCAAACGGATATTTGACATTCTTGTCTCAGGTTTAGCCTTATTGCTATTGTCGCCTTTATTTCTGACTATTGCATTGCTGATACGAATGGAGTCTAAAGGGCCGATATTCTACAGGTCAAAGCGGGTAGGAAGAGGTTGGGATATCATTTCTTTTTATAAATTCAGAACAATGGTTCCCGATGCTGAAAGTAAACTGAAAAATCTGGGGCACTTGAACCAATACTCCAAGTCCGACGGGCATTCCAAATCCGGGCTCCCCTCCTACCTCTTTGAGAAATGTGAAATTTGCCGGCAATATTCCCAGTCATGCGAAAACCCGCTTTATGACAAGACGGGTAGACAGATCTGTGAAACAATCTACAGGGCATCCAATAAAGGCGGAGGTTCTACCTTCTTTAAGCTTTCTGAAGACCCGAGAATCACTAAATTGGGAAAGTTTTTAAGGAACAGCAGTCTGGATGAGCTACCCCAATTACTAAATGTATTCAAAGGAGATATGTCAATAGTTGGGAATAGGCCAATCCCGGTTTATGAAGCTGAAAAGCTGACTACTGACCAGTTCTCTAAGAGATTTCTTGCCCCTGCCGGAATCACCGGACTTTGGCAGGTGACCAAAAGAGGCAAATCAAGCATTATGTCGGAGGAGGAGCGAATTGGACTGGACAATCATTATGCAGATAATTACAGCTTATGGCTGGATCT
- a CDS encoding PleD family two-component system response regulator: MEVQAKKRKLLLVDDEPLIGVLLKNKFQSTYEVTIKLNGLEGLSYILEGNVPDVIIIDLNMPVMGGIEFIQEIRKFNYLNHILLIVLSGEETAASRIEAFNVGADDFLIKPFNMSELSLRIDRFFTRYNFDKL; encoded by the coding sequence ATGGAAGTTCAAGCCAAAAAAAGAAAATTGTTATTAGTTGATGACGAACCCTTAATCGGAGTATTATTGAAAAATAAATTCCAATCGACATACGAGGTCACCATAAAACTAAATGGACTTGAAGGATTAAGCTACATACTCGAAGGAAATGTGCCTGATGTAATTATAATTGATCTAAATATGCCGGTGATGGGCGGAATAGAGTTTATCCAAGAAATCAGAAAGTTCAATTATCTCAATCACATCCTGTTGATTGTACTGTCAGGAGAAGAGACCGCCGCCAGTAGGATAGAAGCGTTCAATGTTGGTGCAGATGATTTCCTTATCAAACCCTTTAATATGTCAGAACTATCCCTTCGTATAGACCGGTTTTTCACTAGGTACAATTTCGACAAGTTATGA